One region of Thiorhodovibrio frisius genomic DNA includes:
- a CDS encoding GGDEF domain-containing response regulator — protein MNTAERRHKILIVDDTKENIELLMELFRGDYRVSAATTPERALKLARTDPQPDLILLDILMPEMDGYQVCAALKNDDATKRIPVIFVTAVSEVMDAAKGFASGAVDYITKPFHPPVVKARVALHLDLKNKYELLETYAFIDALTEIPNRRRFEQTLDEEWRRAQRTGQPLSLLLFDVDHFKPFNDNYGHGKGDQCLRQIAHAASNVLRRSGDFIARYGGEEFMVVLPHADAEQATAIAQDISDAVDALAIVHEHSPVDAHVTISIGLVTFHPHPSGQSSHTNAALVELADRALYAAKGAGRHRIEQIDPDS, from the coding sequence ATGAACACCGCCGAACGCCGCCACAAGATTCTGATCGTCGACGACACCAAAGAGAATATCGAGCTGCTGATGGAACTCTTTCGCGGTGACTATCGCGTCAGCGCCGCCACCACGCCGGAGCGCGCGCTCAAGCTCGCGCGCACCGATCCGCAGCCCGACCTGATTCTGCTCGACATCCTGATGCCAGAGATGGACGGCTACCAGGTGTGCGCCGCCCTGAAAAACGACGATGCCACCAAGCGCATCCCGGTGATCTTCGTCACCGCCGTATCCGAAGTGATGGACGCAGCCAAAGGCTTTGCCAGCGGCGCCGTGGATTACATCACCAAACCCTTCCATCCGCCGGTGGTCAAGGCCAGGGTCGCGCTGCATCTCGACCTCAAAAACAAATACGAATTGCTCGAAACCTACGCCTTTATCGACGCCCTGACAGAAATCCCCAACCGGCGCCGCTTCGAGCAGACCCTGGACGAGGAATGGCGTCGTGCCCAGCGCACCGGTCAGCCGCTGTCGCTGCTGCTGTTCGACGTGGACCACTTCAAGCCATTCAATGACAACTACGGCCACGGCAAGGGTGATCAGTGTCTGCGCCAGATCGCGCACGCTGCGAGCAACGTGCTGCGCCGCTCGGGAGATTTCATCGCCCGCTACGGCGGTGAGGAATTCATGGTCGTGCTGCCGCACGCCGACGCCGAACAGGCCACCGCCATCGCCCAAGACATCAGCGACGCAGTCGATGCCCTGGCCATTGTGCACGAGCATTCGCCAGTCGATGCCCATGTCACCATCAGCATCGGCCTGGTCACCTTCCACCCGCATCCGTCCGGCCAATCCTCGCACACCAATGCAGCACTGGTGGAACTGGCCGACCGCGCTTTGTACGCGGCCAAAGGCGCTGGCCGCCACCGCATTGAGCAGATCGACCCTGACTCATGA
- a CDS encoding peroxiredoxin family protein has product MRWKNLVALFRPRFARAWLPLNATVRLFGLLLVILPFAVLAEGDLLDPMPEAPPAPAFDLQTPDGTRVALADLGGEIVVVNFWATWCPPCRAEMPAMERAWQGLRDKGVRFVAINVDEDSDTVAAFAESTGVSFPLLLDPGGKVTQAWPLRGLPTTFVVDADGNLRLLALGERDWDAQPIMQQILSLAAGSSPPAQTAPTSTPVSVPAPAPASVEKPATQTGW; this is encoded by the coding sequence ATGCGTTGGAAAAATCTGGTGGCTCTTTTTCGTCCGCGTTTCGCGCGCGCATGGTTACCGCTGAATGCGACGGTCAGGCTGTTTGGCCTGCTGCTGGTCATCCTTCCTTTCGCTGTTTTGGCTGAGGGCGATCTGCTCGATCCCATGCCAGAGGCGCCCCCAGCGCCGGCATTCGATCTGCAAACGCCAGATGGCACCCGGGTCGCGCTCGCTGACCTGGGCGGCGAGATCGTCGTGGTCAACTTTTGGGCGACCTGGTGTCCACCCTGCCGCGCCGAGATGCCGGCAATGGAACGCGCATGGCAGGGGCTGCGCGATAAGGGCGTGCGCTTTGTTGCCATTAATGTCGACGAAGACAGTGATACTGTGGCTGCCTTTGCTGAGAGCACGGGGGTGAGTTTTCCGCTGCTGCTCGATCCGGGCGGCAAGGTCACTCAGGCTTGGCCACTGCGCGGTTTGCCGACCACCTTCGTGGTGGATGCGGATGGGAATTTGCGTTTGCTTGCACTGGGCGAACGGGACTGGGACGCGCAGCCCATCATGCAGCAGATCTTGTCGCTGGCAGCGGGTAGTTCGCCACCCGCTCAGACGGCTCCAACATCCACACCAGTGTCCGTGCCAGCTCCCGCACCAGCGTCCGTCGAAAAGCCCGCAACTCAGACGGGCTGGTGA
- a CDS encoding response regulator — translation MSDPNFQPQSHPDAAAKTPPPPKPAAAVSRHRTLGLQTRLTLLFFGIALFVSAFTTLTLLQVARDQVRDDLRQRLLDLAQIGTLAIDGDRHAAITTEAGMQAPDYLQIKAILQGIRDSDADIGEVYSMRRGANSGIEFVVDAEEDPANLAALGDVYEEPGEALAKHFATLDSPLTESDFYSDQWGTWLSGYAPIRNSEGARVALLGIDISAATVKAYEQRLTLIAGGIFLLSVPLVLLIGYLVGRAIARPIAQLEHGVALVGEDDLSVRINSNRPDEIGRLADAFDRMADSLAESHARRTELLNQYRGLFDNAVEGIFQTTTDGHFLNANPALLELLGYPSLEALQAQVRNIATDVYVDPATREELIAHMRRDARVDAREVELKRRDGHHFWAEISLRAGHHPDTIEGMLIDVTARRERQQAEQARQAAEAANAAKSGFLANMSHEIRTPLNAIMGLTDLLLRGTLEERQREFLTKTKLASKSLLAVINDILDFSKIEAGHLEIEQTDFSLHELIANLSEMFAYRAHEKGVELVVAIAPGTPTELIGDPTRLSQILINLTGNALKFTQQGEVQITADLAQTSGTPGSEEAPDTVKLRLQVRDTGPGIAPERLDAIFEAFAQADGSVTRRHGGTGLGLAICRRLAHLMGGDVTVASVPGQGSTFTATACLRRQPNRAASPLRTPADLRGLRVLVVEDNATSREMLVAQIESFHMRAVAVASGEEALNQLADPAQSFDLVLLDWKMPGLNGLETAVRIRQDLKLPHTPMVCMISAYAREDLLQQSERSVLDAFLHKPVNQSFLFDTIVSLFGHQDAAASTRPVLLAEASDRQPPDLSGQRVLLVEDIEMNRLVALEWLEAARLDTDIAENGLEALNKVRENTYNAVLMDIQMPELDGLEATRRIRAEFPDRHLPIIAMTAHALKGDMERCLAAGMDDYLSKPIDPAQLFGALERWLQPEGAQPAPEPTATDQATPAPAANPEAPELDQHPLPGIDLQGGLARANNNRKLYLKILRSFFASNQHSLPEITAALQAGQSEDARRRVHSIKGMAGNLGAESLHQAALALEAAVVEQGSAAAEDATWQAFSQQFTQVIEGLRPLIKAPEAAATAQTLAPANPESALDPAATRELLQQLASQLDDDLGAAGDTLETLRETLLTWSVTDGSADNRHAPIATAIDDFDIETAIELVQQCLAELPPPESQ, via the coding sequence TTGAGCGATCCCAATTTCCAACCCCAATCTCATCCCGACGCCGCCGCCAAGACACCGCCCCCACCCAAACCGGCTGCGGCGGTTAGCAGGCACCGTACCCTCGGCCTGCAGACGCGCCTGACGCTGCTGTTTTTCGGCATCGCGCTCTTTGTCTCGGCCTTTACCACGCTGACGCTGTTGCAAGTGGCGCGCGACCAGGTGCGCGACGATCTGCGCCAACGGCTGCTCGATCTCGCCCAAATCGGCACCCTGGCCATCGACGGCGACCGGCATGCCGCCATCACCACGGAGGCAGGCATGCAGGCGCCGGATTATCTGCAAATCAAAGCCATCCTCCAGGGCATCCGCGATTCGGACGCAGACATCGGCGAGGTGTACAGCATGCGCCGCGGGGCCAATAGCGGCATCGAGTTCGTGGTCGATGCCGAGGAAGATCCCGCCAATCTGGCTGCGCTGGGCGATGTCTACGAGGAGCCTGGCGAGGCGCTTGCCAAGCACTTCGCCACCCTGGACAGCCCGCTGACCGAGAGCGATTTCTACAGCGACCAATGGGGCACCTGGCTATCCGGCTATGCACCCATCCGCAATAGCGAAGGCGCGCGCGTGGCCTTGCTCGGCATCGACATCTCCGCCGCCACCGTCAAAGCCTACGAGCAACGACTGACCCTGATTGCCGGCGGAATTTTCCTGCTATCGGTGCCCTTGGTTCTGCTGATCGGTTACCTGGTCGGTCGCGCCATCGCCCGCCCCATCGCCCAGCTTGAGCACGGTGTCGCCCTGGTCGGCGAGGACGATCTCAGCGTGCGCATCAACAGCAACAGACCCGATGAAATCGGCCGACTGGCGGATGCCTTCGACCGCATGGCTGACAGCCTGGCCGAGAGCCACGCGCGCCGCACCGAGTTACTGAATCAATATCGCGGCCTGTTTGACAACGCGGTCGAGGGCATCTTCCAGACCACCACCGACGGGCACTTCCTGAACGCCAACCCGGCGCTGCTTGAGTTACTAGGCTATCCGTCACTCGAGGCCCTGCAGGCGCAGGTGCGCAACATCGCTACCGATGTTTATGTGGACCCGGCAACGCGGGAAGAATTGATCGCGCACATGCGCCGAGACGCGCGCGTCGATGCCAGAGAGGTCGAACTCAAACGCCGTGACGGCCACCACTTCTGGGCCGAGATCAGCCTGCGCGCGGGCCACCACCCCGACACCATCGAGGGCATGCTGATTGATGTCACCGCGCGCCGCGAGCGCCAGCAGGCCGAGCAGGCACGCCAGGCGGCCGAAGCGGCGAACGCGGCCAAGAGCGGTTTTCTCGCCAACATGAGCCACGAAATTCGCACCCCACTCAATGCCATCATGGGGCTGACAGACCTGCTGCTGCGCGGCACCCTTGAAGAACGCCAGCGGGAGTTCCTGACCAAGACGAAACTCGCCTCCAAAAGTCTGCTCGCGGTCATCAACGACATCCTCGATTTTTCCAAGATCGAAGCCGGACATCTGGAGATTGAACAGACCGATTTCTCGCTCCATGAGTTGATAGCCAATCTGAGCGAGATGTTCGCCTACCGCGCGCACGAGAAGGGCGTCGAGTTAGTCGTCGCCATCGCACCCGGTACCCCGACGGAACTCATTGGCGACCCGACCCGGCTGAGTCAGATCCTGATCAACCTGACCGGCAATGCGCTTAAATTTACCCAGCAGGGCGAGGTGCAGATCACCGCTGATCTTGCCCAAACCAGCGGCACGCCAGGCAGCGAGGAGGCCCCAGACACCGTCAAGCTGCGTCTGCAGGTCCGCGATACCGGCCCCGGCATCGCCCCCGAGCGACTCGATGCTATCTTCGAGGCCTTCGCCCAAGCCGACGGCTCGGTCACCCGCCGTCATGGCGGCACCGGACTAGGGCTAGCCATCTGCCGGCGGCTCGCGCATCTGATGGGTGGGGATGTGACAGTCGCGAGCGTCCCCGGCCAGGGCAGCACCTTCACCGCCACTGCGTGCCTGCGGCGCCAGCCGAACCGCGCCGCTTCGCCACTGCGCACCCCAGCCGACCTGCGCGGCTTGCGGGTGCTGGTGGTGGAGGACAACGCCACCTCGCGCGAGATGCTGGTCGCCCAGATCGAATCCTTCCACATGCGAGCGGTGGCGGTCGCCTCCGGCGAAGAGGCGCTCAACCAGTTGGCCGACCCAGCGCAGAGCTTCGATCTGGTGCTGCTCGACTGGAAAATGCCCGGCCTCAATGGGCTGGAAACCGCCGTGCGCATCCGCCAGGACCTCAAGCTGCCGCACACCCCGATGGTATGCATGATCTCCGCCTATGCACGCGAGGACCTGTTGCAACAATCCGAACGCTCGGTACTGGACGCCTTCCTGCACAAGCCGGTCAATCAGTCCTTCCTGTTCGACACCATTGTGTCCCTGTTCGGCCATCAGGACGCCGCCGCCAGCACCCGTCCGGTGCTGCTGGCCGAAGCCAGCGACCGCCAGCCTCCGGATCTCAGCGGCCAGCGCGTGCTGCTGGTCGAAGATATCGAGATGAACCGGCTGGTCGCGTTGGAATGGCTCGAAGCCGCCAGACTCGACACCGACATTGCCGAAAATGGCCTGGAAGCGCTGAACAAGGTGCGCGAGAACACCTACAACGCGGTACTGATGGACATCCAAATGCCCGAGCTGGACGGACTGGAAGCCACCCGCCGCATCCGCGCCGAATTCCCTGATCGCCACCTGCCCATCATTGCCATGACCGCCCACGCGCTCAAGGGCGACATGGAGCGCTGCCTGGCCGCCGGCATGGACGATTATCTGAGCAAACCCATTGACCCGGCACAGCTATTCGGCGCACTCGAACGCTGGCTGCAGCCAGAGGGCGCGCAGCCCGCACCAGAGCCGACCGCAACCGATCAAGCAACGCCCGCACCGGCTGCAAACCCGGAAGCCCCCGAACTCGATCAGCACCCCCTGCCCGGCATCGACCTCCAGGGCGGACTCGCGCGCGCCAACAACAACCGCAAGCTTTATCTGAAAATCCTGCGCAGCTTCTTCGCCAGCAATCAACACAGCCTGCCCGAAATCACCGCCGCGCTCCAGGCCGGACAGAGCGAGGACGCACGCCGGCGGGTTCATAGCATCAAAGGCATGGCCGGCAATCTGGGTGCCGAGTCCTTGCATCAGGCCGCCCTGGCCCTGGAGGCCGCTGTGGTCGAGCAAGGCAGCGCCGCCGCGGAAGATGCAACCTGGCAGGCATTCAGCCAGCAATTTACCCAGGTGATTGAGGGCTTGCGCCCGCTCATCAAGGCACCAGAGGCTGCCGCCACCGCCCAGACACTAGCTCCCGCCAACCCCGAATCGGCGCTGGACCCCGCCGCCACTCGGGAACTGCTGCAACAACTGGCCAGCCAGCTCGACGACGACCTCGGTGCCGCAGGCGACACCCTCGAAACACTGCGCGAGACCCTGCTAACATGGTCCGTCACCGATGGCAGCGCCGACAATCGCCACGCACCGATCGCCACCGCCATCGACGACTTCGATATCGAAACCGCCATCGAACTGGTACAGCAATGCCTGGCCGAACTCCCCCCGCCAGAAAGCCAATGA
- a CDS encoding DEAD/DEAH box helicase, whose product MIPTDLVNTFQNQFDLRSFERGVRYFRNGRVQSLNIDSERSMLNGRVRGSGNQVYATLVQISQPRIGVLELTGQCSCPLGHNCKHIVALLFAAEKRLREGTADAQDGQGVLPGSAAAPLPRELLNWLAGAEQLQQHLTKDDNYCLLFQIEMATEHHRRMLFLTGQKTRCLSDGGFGKREPFSLLGRSQAGFITPTDQRIMALTESVTSSRGGPTNRHRLRIVGPGSADLLHQLALSGRAYWESGDQPLKWQPPLRGAFRWQLQGDATLNIHLDGGPPDTLLLPCEPPCWLDPNNGHCGLLETDLDPATATLLVQAPAVPSSAAEPLRQRLNDRLPKLKLPLPPAVERERVTDIKPVPTLELWSEHREVARELRHWGMQEYPTWVDGASLSFRYGKRLIPLDNPLPMVEDVRDGVVVECPRDRERERRASLELSALGFSFEYHTHGRLFLSDPDSDWLQFMAYGLPRLREKGWDIIINPNFRYQLADIDDWEFQVEDEAQDAWFSLSLGVEVEGQRVDLLPLLVELMHNYRDRFSAEALAATEDDAKLPIKLPDGRYAMMPLERVRPLLTTLIELYDDKPLDKDGRLRLAHSQRGELAQLAQALPDTRWSGAEKALEWGKRLRDFEGIAPVEPPASLNAELRPYQRKGLDWLQFLRDFELGGVLADDMGLGKTIQCLTHLLVEKTAGRADLPSLVVAPTSLMFNWRREAERFTPELKVLLLQGADRRARFPEIPAHDLVLTTYPLLPRDYQELAAHQYHLLILDEAQAVKNPRSKAAEAVRIINARHRLCLTGTPLENHLGELWALIDFLMPGLLGDDRRFKRLFRNPIEKFNDQPRAEQLRRRIAPFMLRRTKEEVAPELPPKTEILREVPLGGAQRDLYETLRLAMHERVRKEVERKGLSRSGIVILDALLKLRQVCCDPRLLSLESAKKVKESAKLEMLLELLADLREEGRRILLFSQFASMLDLIEGELKTRQKMRPEQDYVKLTGRTKNRDVLVDRFQSGEVPVFLISLKAGGSGLNLTAADTVIHYDPWWNPAAERQATDRAHRIGQDKPVFVYKLLTEGTVEQKVAELQARKQALADAMLTGGAAATSSLSAADLDMLFAPIAEGEK is encoded by the coding sequence GTGATCCCAACCGACCTCGTCAACACCTTTCAGAATCAGTTCGACCTCAGAAGCTTTGAACGCGGCGTACGTTATTTTCGCAACGGCCGCGTCCAGAGCCTGAACATCGACTCTGAACGCAGCATGCTGAACGGCCGGGTGCGGGGTTCTGGCAATCAGGTTTACGCGACCCTGGTGCAGATCTCCCAGCCGAGAATTGGCGTGTTGGAACTCACCGGGCAATGCTCCTGCCCGCTTGGCCACAACTGCAAGCATATCGTCGCCTTGCTGTTCGCAGCCGAAAAGCGCCTGCGCGAAGGCACTGCCGATGCCCAGGACGGACAAGGCGTTCTGCCCGGCAGTGCGGCCGCTCCTCTGCCGCGCGAGCTGCTCAACTGGCTGGCTGGCGCCGAGCAGCTTCAGCAGCACCTAACCAAAGACGATAACTATTGCCTGCTGTTTCAAATCGAAATGGCGACCGAGCATCACCGTCGCATGCTATTTCTGACAGGCCAAAAAACCCGCTGCTTGAGCGACGGCGGTTTTGGCAAACGCGAGCCATTTTCCCTGCTCGGGCGCTCGCAGGCAGGCTTCATCACCCCCACCGATCAGCGCATCATGGCCCTGACCGAGAGCGTCACCAGCTCGCGCGGTGGTCCAACCAATCGCCACCGCCTGCGCATTGTCGGCCCCGGCAGCGCCGATCTGCTGCACCAGCTCGCACTCAGCGGACGCGCCTACTGGGAATCCGGCGACCAGCCCCTGAAATGGCAGCCGCCACTGCGCGGCGCATTCCGCTGGCAACTCCAGGGCGACGCTACCCTCAACATCCACCTCGACGGCGGCCCACCCGACACCCTGCTGCTCCCCTGCGAGCCGCCCTGCTGGCTCGATCCGAACAACGGGCACTGCGGCCTGCTCGAGACCGACCTCGACCCGGCCACCGCCACCCTGCTGGTGCAGGCCCCCGCCGTGCCAAGCAGCGCCGCCGAGCCGCTGCGCCAGCGCCTGAACGACCGCCTGCCCAAACTCAAGCTGCCGCTGCCTCCGGCAGTTGAGCGCGAGCGCGTGACTGATATCAAACCCGTGCCAACACTGGAACTCTGGAGCGAGCACCGCGAAGTCGCGCGCGAGCTGCGCCATTGGGGTATGCAGGAATATCCCACCTGGGTCGATGGCGCATCTTTAAGCTTCCGTTATGGCAAACGCCTGATCCCGCTCGACAACCCCCTACCCATGGTCGAGGACGTGCGCGATGGCGTCGTGGTGGAATGCCCGCGCGACCGGGAGCGCGAGCGCCGCGCCAGCCTGGAACTCAGCGCGCTCGGTTTCAGCTTTGAATACCACACCCACGGCCGCCTATTCCTGAGCGATCCAGACAGCGACTGGCTGCAATTCATGGCTTACGGCCTGCCCAGACTGCGCGAGAAAGGCTGGGACATCATCATCAACCCGAACTTCCGCTACCAACTCGCCGACATCGACGACTGGGAGTTCCAGGTGGAAGACGAGGCTCAGGACGCCTGGTTCAGCCTGTCGCTTGGGGTCGAAGTCGAAGGCCAACGCGTCGACCTGCTACCGCTGCTGGTCGAGCTGATGCACAACTATCGCGACCGCTTCAGCGCCGAGGCCCTGGCCGCCACCGAAGACGATGCCAAGCTACCAATCAAGCTCCCCGACGGGCGCTACGCCATGATGCCGCTTGAGCGCGTGCGGCCACTGCTAACAACCCTGATCGAGCTCTACGACGACAAGCCGCTCGACAAGGACGGGCGCCTGCGCCTGGCGCACAGCCAGCGCGGCGAGCTGGCCCAGCTCGCCCAAGCGCTACCCGACACGCGCTGGTCCGGCGCCGAAAAAGCGCTCGAATGGGGCAAGCGACTGCGGGATTTCGAGGGCATCGCGCCGGTTGAGCCACCGGCAAGTCTGAATGCCGAACTGCGCCCCTATCAGCGCAAGGGGCTCGACTGGCTGCAATTCCTGCGCGACTTCGAGCTTGGCGGCGTGCTGGCCGACGACATGGGCCTGGGCAAAACCATCCAATGCCTGACCCATCTGCTGGTCGAGAAAACCGCCGGTCGCGCCGACCTCCCGAGTCTGGTGGTTGCCCCCACCAGCCTGATGTTCAACTGGCGCCGCGAGGCCGAGCGCTTCACGCCCGAGCTGAAAGTCCTGTTACTACAGGGCGCGGACAGGCGCGCGCGTTTCCCCGAAATTCCCGCGCATGATTTGGTGTTGACCACCTATCCCTTGCTGCCGCGCGATTATCAAGAACTGGCCGCGCATCAATACCACCTGCTGATTCTCGATGAAGCCCAAGCGGTCAAGAACCCGCGCAGCAAGGCGGCCGAGGCGGTGCGCATCATCAACGCCCGCCATCGGCTGTGCCTGACCGGCACGCCACTGGAGAATCACTTGGGCGAACTCTGGGCGCTGATCGACTTCTTAATGCCCGGCCTGCTCGGCGATGATCGCCGCTTCAAGCGGCTGTTCCGCAACCCGATTGAAAAGTTCAACGACCAGCCGCGCGCGGAACAACTGCGCCGGCGCATCGCCCCTTTCATGCTGCGCCGCACCAAGGAGGAAGTCGCCCCCGAGCTGCCGCCCAAGACCGAGATCCTGCGCGAAGTACCGCTCGGCGGCGCCCAGCGCGATCTCTACGAGACTCTGCGCTTGGCCATGCACGAGCGGGTGCGCAAGGAGGTCGAGCGCAAGGGCCTGTCGCGCAGTGGCATTGTAATTCTCGATGCCCTGCTGAAACTGCGCCAGGTCTGCTGCGATCCGCGGCTGTTGTCGCTTGAGAGCGCAAAAAAGGTCAAGGAATCGGCCAAACTCGAAATGCTGCTGGAACTCCTGGCCGATCTGCGCGAGGAGGGCCGGCGCATTCTGCTCTTCTCCCAGTTCGCCAGCATGCTGGATCTGATCGAAGGCGAACTCAAAACCCGCCAAAAAATGCGCCCGGAGCAGGACTATGTGAAGCTCACCGGCCGCACCAAGAATCGCGATGTACTGGTCGATCGCTTCCAGTCCGGCGAGGTGCCGGTGTTTCTGATCAGCCTGAAAGCCGGCGGCAGCGGCCTCAACCTGACCGCTGCCGACACCGTCATCCACTACGACCCCTGGTGGAACCCCGCCGCCGAGCGCCAGGCCACCGACCGCGCCCATCGCATCGGCCAGGACAAGCCCGTATTCGTCTATAAATTGCTCACCGAAGGCACAGTGGAGCAAAAAGTCGCCGAGCTACAAGCACGCAAGCAGGCCCTGGCCGACGCCATGCTGACCGGCGGTGCCGCCGCCACCTCCAGCCTGAGCGCGGCCGATCTCGACATGCTGTTCGCGCCCATTGCAGAGGGCGAGAAATAG
- the ubiG gene encoding bifunctional 2-polyprenyl-6-hydroxyphenol methylase/3-demethylubiquinol 3-O-methyltransferase UbiG produces the protein MSSQNPQAPSIDPREVAHFESLAHRWWDEQGPFWPLHRLNSFRADYVRQQACSALGRPVGGEQPFAGLKVLDIGCGGGILSESVARLGARVQGIDIAEKNIHVSRIHAEWSQLDIDYRLTTVEELSASRAQFDLVLNMEVVEHVERLPEFLGHCARLVRPGGVMVVATINRTLVAWLTAIIGAEWVLRWLPKGTHHFRKLVKPKEVITGLGSQFRVLDRTGVRVNPFNRSFHDTPYMGVNYMMVFERA, from the coding sequence ATGTCGAGCCAAAATCCGCAAGCACCCAGTATCGACCCGCGCGAAGTCGCGCACTTCGAGAGCCTGGCGCACCGTTGGTGGGACGAGCAGGGGCCCTTCTGGCCATTGCATCGGCTCAACAGCTTCCGCGCCGACTATGTTCGCCAGCAGGCATGTTCAGCCCTCGGCCGGCCGGTTGGGGGTGAGCAGCCCTTCGCCGGACTCAAGGTGCTGGACATCGGTTGCGGCGGTGGCATCCTGAGTGAATCCGTTGCCCGGCTGGGCGCGCGCGTACAGGGCATCGACATCGCCGAGAAGAACATCCATGTCTCGCGCATTCATGCCGAGTGGAGCCAGTTGGATATCGACTATCGCCTGACCACGGTGGAGGAACTCTCCGCCAGCCGAGCCCAGTTCGATCTGGTGCTAAATATGGAAGTGGTCGAGCATGTCGAGCGCCTGCCCGAGTTCCTCGGCCATTGTGCGCGCTTGGTGCGCCCCGGCGGTGTCATGGTAGTGGCCACCATCAACCGCACCCTGGTGGCCTGGCTGACTGCCATCATCGGGGCCGAGTGGGTGTTGCGCTGGTTGCCCAAGGGCACCCACCATTTCCGCAAGCTGGTCAAGCCAAAGGAAGTGATCACGGGCCTTGGGTCTCAGTTTCGCGTGCTTGATCGCACTGGCGTGCGCGTCAATCCCTTTAACCGTAGTTTCCATGACACCCCTTACATGGGGGTGAACTACATGATGGTGTTTGAGCGCGCCTGA
- a CDS encoding DUF2939 domain-containing protein, whose product MLKIARNLVIVVVLLYALWPYVTVFRLNGALAEPNAQASVQALTPLVDLPAIQAQYKSRLGNRVDTWLPSGGDSDEIIGWLSKNLQHLGDSALNQAITPDWVRTSIREAMQRAAPPGKTDSFLAAVDFAFFESWNRFVIRLGKLGANPTHLVLKLEGYRWQLTDIAR is encoded by the coding sequence ATGCTGAAAATCGCTCGTAATCTCGTCATTGTTGTTGTTCTGCTCTATGCGCTCTGGCCCTATGTGACGGTCTTTCGCCTCAATGGCGCGCTGGCCGAGCCGAATGCCCAAGCATCCGTTCAGGCCCTGACACCACTAGTCGACCTGCCGGCCATTCAGGCACAATACAAGAGTCGGCTTGGCAACAGGGTTGATACCTGGCTGCCAAGCGGTGGGGACAGTGATGAGATTATCGGCTGGCTGTCGAAGAATCTTCAGCACCTGGGCGACAGCGCGCTCAATCAAGCCATCACGCCCGATTGGGTCCGCACCAGCATCCGCGAGGCCATGCAGCGCGCGGCGCCCCCCGGGAAAACCGATTCCTTCCTCGCCGCTGTCGATTTTGCCTTTTTCGAGTCCTGGAACCGCTTTGTGATTCGCCTCGGCAAGTTGGGCGCCAATCCCACCCACTTGGTGCTGAAGCTTGAAGGTTACCGCTGGCAGTTGACGGATATCGCGCGTTAG